A genomic stretch from Pirellulales bacterium includes:
- a CDS encoding pyruvate carboxylase, translating to MKPIHKLLVANRSEIAIRVFRSSHELGIRTVAIYSHEDRYALHRFKADEAYLIGKIGEPIRSYLEIEPIVALAVSHGVDAIHPGYGFLSENPALRKACDEAGITFVGPRQELLEKLGDKTAAREIADQAKVPILGGSAKAVNSVDEARQVAADIGYPVMLKAAHGGGGRGMRVVLKPEELAPNLETAQREAAAAFGNGEVFIEKYIRRARHIEVQLLGDLHGNLVHLFERDCSVQRRHQKVVEIAPAPSLDPQLRQKLCDAALAIGRAVRYENAGTVEFLVDAESGDFYFIEVNPRIQVEHTVTEEVTGVDVVKSQILIAQGHRLDDPEIGLARQEDIRTNGFALQCRVTTEDPENRFVPDYGRIMAYRSASGMGIRLDAGTAFSGAVVTPYYDSLLVKVTARGRRFKDACNRMERCLSEFRVRGVKTNLPFLHNLIMHPTFVAGQCTTTFIDDTPALFHMPRRRDRATKLLQFLGEIIVNGNPLVKDRPKSTRREPAPVIEFDTEKPPLPGTRQKLQELGPEKFSKWILDQKHLLVTDTTFRDAHQSLLATRMRTHDMLQIANVYAHGMSELFSLEMWGGATFDTAMRFLKECPWQRLADLRAAIPNILFQMLVRASNAVGYTNYPDNVVQAFIKESVEAGMDVFRIFDPLNWTENMRVAMDAVHTHGGICEAAICYTGDILNPQRPKYNLQYYVDLAKELEKMGAHILAIKDMAGLCKPYAAELLVKTLKNEIGIPIHFHTHDTSGVAAGSVLKAAEVGVDIADGAMAPMSGLTSQPNLNAIVAGLRHSKRDTGLDDYILRSIAHYWQAVREFYTPFESDMKAPDADLYLHEMPGGQFTNLQEQARALGLSHRWDEVCRMYADVNQLLGDIVKVTPTSKAVGDFALFLITNNLTADAVLDSGRELAYPESVIDLLAGRMGQTPGGFPPEVQKRILRNVQPVKGRPGETLPPADFADAATKIEKMLGRKPTGQDVISYLLYPRVYQDFVTHMAQYSDVSIFPTPYFLYGQQVGEELALEIEPGKTLIIKLLTVGEPHPDGTRTVFFELNGQPRSVSVVDKSIKAETTRRPKANPTDPKQVAAPMPGLVVTVPIKVGDLVKKGQKLLSLEAMKMETTVYADVEGKIADVLVKPGTAVEAGELIVQME from the coding sequence ATGAAGCCAATTCACAAGCTGTTGGTGGCCAACCGCAGCGAAATTGCGATTCGAGTATTTCGTTCGTCGCACGAGCTGGGCATCCGCACCGTTGCCATTTATTCGCACGAAGATCGGTACGCGCTGCACCGCTTCAAGGCGGACGAGGCGTATTTGATCGGCAAAATTGGCGAGCCGATTCGCTCTTATTTGGAGATCGAGCCGATTGTGGCCCTGGCCGTTTCGCACGGCGTGGATGCCATTCATCCCGGCTACGGGTTCCTGTCTGAAAATCCGGCTTTGCGAAAGGCCTGCGATGAAGCGGGAATAACATTTGTCGGCCCGCGGCAGGAATTGCTGGAAAAACTGGGCGACAAAACCGCCGCCCGCGAAATTGCCGACCAGGCCAAAGTTCCCATTCTCGGCGGCAGCGCCAAAGCGGTGAACAGCGTGGACGAAGCGCGCCAAGTGGCGGCCGACATCGGTTACCCGGTGATGTTGAAGGCAGCCCACGGCGGCGGTGGCCGTGGGATGCGCGTGGTATTGAAGCCGGAAGAATTAGCGCCGAATTTGGAAACCGCCCAGCGCGAAGCGGCGGCCGCTTTTGGCAACGGCGAAGTGTTTATCGAAAAGTACATCCGCCGAGCCCGGCACATCGAAGTGCAACTGTTGGGCGATTTGCACGGCAATTTGGTGCACTTGTTCGAGCGCGATTGCTCCGTGCAGCGGCGGCACCAAAAAGTGGTGGAAATTGCCCCGGCCCCGTCGCTGGATCCGCAATTGCGCCAAAAGCTGTGTGATGCAGCGCTGGCAATTGGCCGGGCCGTGCGTTACGAAAATGCGGGCACCGTGGAGTTTTTGGTCGATGCTGAAAGTGGTGATTTTTATTTCATTGAAGTGAATCCACGCATTCAGGTGGAACACACGGTCACTGAGGAAGTCACCGGCGTCGATGTGGTCAAAAGCCAAATTCTGATCGCCCAAGGGCATCGACTGGACGACCCGGAAATCGGCCTGGCGCGGCAGGAAGACATTCGCACCAACGGCTTCGCCCTGCAATGCCGCGTGACAACCGAAGACCCGGAGAATCGCTTTGTGCCCGATTACGGCCGGATTATGGCGTATCGCTCGGCCAGCGGCATGGGCATTCGGCTGGATGCCGGCACCGCTTTTTCCGGCGCGGTGGTCACACCATATTACGATTCGCTGTTGGTGAAAGTGACAGCTCGTGGTCGGCGATTTAAAGATGCGTGCAACCGGATGGAGCGCTGTCTGAGCGAATTCCGCGTGCGCGGCGTGAAAACGAACTTGCCGTTTTTGCACAATCTGATCATGCATCCGACGTTTGTGGCCGGACAGTGCACGACCACGTTCATCGACGATACGCCGGCGCTGTTCCACATGCCGCGGCGGCGCGACCGGGCCACCAAACTGTTGCAGTTTTTGGGCGAGATCATTGTGAACGGAAACCCGCTGGTAAAAGATCGTCCTAAAAGCACGCGGCGCGAGCCGGCTCCGGTCATCGAGTTTGATACCGAGAAGCCGCCGCTGCCCGGCACTCGCCAAAAATTACAAGAGCTGGGGCCGGAAAAATTCAGCAAGTGGATTCTCGATCAAAAACATTTACTCGTTACGGATACGACATTCCGCGACGCACATCAATCGCTGTTGGCCACCCGCATGCGAACCCACGACATGCTGCAGATTGCCAATGTTTATGCCCATGGGATGAGCGAGTTATTCTCCTTGGAAATGTGGGGCGGGGCCACGTTTGACACCGCGATGCGGTTTCTGAAGGAATGTCCCTGGCAACGACTGGCCGATTTGCGGGCCGCCATTCCGAACATTTTGTTTCAGATGTTGGTCCGGGCTTCCAACGCAGTGGGTTACACGAATTATCCCGATAATGTAGTCCAGGCGTTTATTAAGGAAAGCGTGGAAGCAGGCATGGACGTATTTCGCATTTTCGATCCGCTCAATTGGACGGAAAATATGCGCGTGGCGATGGACGCCGTCCACACGCACGGCGGCATTTGCGAAGCCGCCATTTGCTACACCGGAGACATTTTGAACCCCCAGCGCCCGAAATACAACTTGCAGTATTACGTCGATTTGGCGAAAGAATTGGAAAAAATGGGGGCCCACATTTTGGCCATTAAAGACATGGCCGGATTGTGCAAGCCGTATGCCGCCGAATTATTGGTGAAAACACTGAAAAACGAAATCGGCATTCCCATTCACTTTCACACGCACGACACCAGCGGCGTGGCGGCCGGATCGGTTTTGAAAGCCGCAGAAGTGGGCGTCGATATTGCCGATGGCGCCATGGCCCCGATGTCTGGCCTTACCTCGCAGCCAAATTTGAATGCCATTGTCGCGGGCCTGCGACACTCGAAGCGTGACACAGGACTTGACGATTACATCCTGCGTTCCATTGCCCATTATTGGCAGGCCGTGCGAGAATTTTACACGCCGTTTGAAAGCGACATGAAAGCGCCCGACGCAGATTTATATCTGCACGAAATGCCGGGCGGACAATTCACGAATTTGCAGGAGCAAGCTCGGGCGCTGGGATTGTCGCACCGCTGGGACGAAGTGTGCCGCATGTACGCCGACGTGAATCAATTGCTGGGCGACATTGTGAAAGTCACACCGACATCCAAAGCCGTGGGGGATTTCGCGCTGTTTTTGATCACGAACAACCTGACGGCAGATGCGGTGCTTGATTCGGGCCGCGAATTGGCGTATCCGGAAAGCGTGATCGACCTGTTGGCGGGCCGCATGGGACAGACGCCCGGGGGCTTTCCGCCGGAAGTGCAAAAACGCATCCTGCGCAATGTGCAACCGGTGAAAGGACGACCGGGCGAAACGCTGCCGCCGGCCGATTTTGCGGACGCCGCAACCAAAATAGAGAAAATGCTCGGCCGCAAACCCACGGGACAGGATGTGATTTCGTACCTGCTGTATCCGCGCGTGTATCAAGATTTTGTCACGCACATGGCACAGTATTCCGACGTGAGCATTTTTCCCACACCTTATTTTCTGTACGGCCAGCAGGTGGGCGAAGAATTGGCACTGGAAATTGAGCCGGGGAAGACGCTGATCATCAAACTGCTGACGGTCGGTGAGCCGCATCCAGACGGCACCCGCACGGTGTTCTTCGAGCTCAACGGACAGCCGCGGAGCGTGTCGGTGGTGGATAAATCAATCAAGGCGGAAACGACGCGCCGGCCGAAAGCCAATCCGACCGATCCCAAGCAAGTTGCCGCACCCATGCCGGGACTGGTGGTGACGGTGCCCATCAAAGTTGGCGACCTAGTAAAGAAAGGCCAAAAGCTGCTGTCATTGGAAGCGATGAAAATGGAAACCACGGTGTACGCCGACGTCGAGGGCAAAATTGCCGACGTGCTAGTAAAGCCCGGCACAGCGGTGGAAGCGGGAGAGCTGATTGTGCAAATGGAATGA
- a CDS encoding phospholipase C, phosphocholine-specific, which yields MQNRREFLKNAALFSGTLGVWGALELPLRKAWAIEPDPGTTFLDAEHIVILMQENRSFDHCYGTLSGVRGFNDPRAISLANNNPVWVQTNAKGESYVPFRLNLKDTKATWMGFLPHNWASQVDARNDGQYDRWLEAKRSGHKEYAEMPLTLGFYNRDDIPFYYALADAFTICDQHFCSSITPTLPNRLFYWTGSVREKQTPESPAHVRNEQIVDELLVGWKTFPERLEDLGISWKIYQNELTVPTGLDKDEEPWLANFGCNVMEYFQQYHVQANPRHREYFLKQQPLLPGQIAALKQQLDNPNLASAELTRLKKEHEDLTKELKQIEKERAHWDEEDFDALSPRAKNLYQKAFCTNSADPDYRQLTELVYEDDGQQRRMKVPKGDVLFQFRDDVAKGKLPIVSWLVAPERLSDHPESAWYGAWYISETLKILTDNPEVWKKTVFILTYDENDGYFDHQPPFVCPNPLKRETGFASKGVDTSLDFVQLAADEKLQGKVRGPARQSPIGLGYRVPMVIASPWSRGGCVCSQVFDNTSVLQFLEKFLTHKSGQSVVETNISSWRRTICGDLTSAFQAAADDKDKNPEFVKRDPFVEQIYQAQFKPLPSGYKALTAAELEQLRHDPAGSPLMQHQEPGIRRSAPLPYELYVAGALNADKTQFSLRMEVKKEQFGDHTPGCPFTVYARTGKEQLGVRNYAVSAGDTLEDSWTLSDFAAGKYHLQVYGPNGYFREFTGGADEPSLEISATYQPVSATNTKLNGNLELHITNRDSQRSIDVELTDHSYHAECPKRKLPPGGAVSLAIDTSCSHGWYDIGLRILQSENYYRRFAGRVETGQWTFSDPAMGRVVGQSTAS from the coding sequence ATGCAAAACCGACGCGAATTTCTGAAAAACGCCGCCTTGTTCTCCGGAACCTTAGGGGTGTGGGGCGCGCTCGAATTGCCACTCCGCAAGGCGTGGGCCATTGAGCCCGACCCCGGCACCACTTTTCTCGATGCCGAGCACATCGTTATTTTAATGCAGGAGAATCGTTCCTTCGATCACTGCTATGGCACGCTCTCCGGTGTGCGCGGATTTAATGATCCGCGGGCCATCTCGCTGGCCAACAACAATCCGGTATGGGTTCAAACCAATGCCAAGGGAGAAAGTTATGTTCCCTTTCGCCTCAACTTGAAAGATACCAAGGCTACGTGGATGGGATTCTTACCGCACAACTGGGCCAGCCAGGTCGATGCCCGCAATGACGGCCAGTACGACCGCTGGCTGGAAGCCAAGCGCTCCGGTCACAAAGAATATGCCGAGATGCCCCTGACGCTGGGCTTTTATAACCGTGACGATATCCCCTTTTACTACGCCCTGGCCGATGCCTTTACCATCTGCGATCAACACTTTTGTTCCTCAATCACGCCCACGCTCCCCAATCGGCTGTTTTACTGGACCGGCAGCGTGCGCGAAAAACAGACGCCTGAATCGCCGGCACACGTCCGCAACGAGCAAATCGTGGACGAACTGCTCGTCGGCTGGAAAACATTCCCCGAACGTCTGGAAGACTTGGGAATTTCCTGGAAAATTTACCAAAACGAACTGACCGTTCCCACCGGGCTGGACAAAGACGAAGAACCATGGCTGGCGAATTTCGGCTGCAATGTGATGGAATACTTTCAGCAATACCATGTCCAGGCCAACCCACGGCACCGCGAATATTTTCTCAAACAACAACCGCTGTTGCCCGGGCAAATTGCGGCTCTGAAGCAACAGCTCGACAATCCAAACCTAGCCTCCGCTGAATTGACCCGACTGAAAAAGGAGCACGAGGATCTAACGAAAGAACTCAAACAAATCGAGAAAGAACGTGCCCATTGGGATGAGGAAGATTTCGACGCGCTCTCGCCTCGCGCCAAAAACCTGTACCAAAAAGCATTTTGCACCAATTCCGCCGACCCTGACTATCGGCAACTCACCGAGCTGGTTTACGAAGATGACGGGCAGCAGCGCCGCATGAAAGTTCCCAAAGGTGACGTGCTATTTCAGTTCCGCGATGACGTGGCCAAAGGCAAATTGCCAATAGTCAGTTGGCTGGTTGCGCCGGAGCGGTTGTCCGATCATCCCGAATCGGCCTGGTACGGGGCGTGGTACATTTCCGAAACGCTGAAAATTCTCACCGATAATCCGGAGGTTTGGAAAAAAACCGTCTTCATTCTCACCTACGACGAAAACGACGGTTACTTCGATCACCAGCCGCCCTTTGTTTGCCCCAATCCGCTCAAGCGCGAAACCGGCTTCGCCTCCAAAGGCGTCGACACCAGTCTCGATTTCGTCCAGCTTGCGGCCGATGAAAAGCTGCAAGGCAAAGTCCGCGGGCCGGCGCGGCAAAGCCCCATCGGCCTGGGTTACCGCGTGCCGATGGTCATCGCTTCCCCCTGGAGCCGCGGCGGCTGTGTCTGCTCGCAAGTGTTCGACAACACGTCGGTCTTGCAGTTCCTGGAAAAATTCCTCACGCACAAAAGCGGCCAAAGCGTCGTGGAAACCAACATCAGTTCCTGGCGACGAACTATCTGCGGCGATTTGACTTCGGCATTCCAGGCGGCGGCCGACGACAAAGATAAAAACCCGGAGTTTGTGAAGCGCGATCCGTTTGTGGAGCAAATCTATCAGGCGCAATTCAAGCCGTTGCCGAGCGGATACAAAGCCCTGACGGCCGCCGAACTAGAGCAACTGCGGCACGACCCGGCCGGCTCGCCCCTGATGCAGCATCAAGAGCCGGGCATTCGCCGCTCCGCTCCCCTCCCCTACGAGTTGTACGTCGCCGGCGCGCTCAATGCAGATAAAACCCAATTCTCACTCCGCATGGAAGTGAAAAAAGAACAGTTCGGCGATCACACTCCCGGCTGCCCGTTCACCGTTTATGCTCGCACTGGCAAAGAACAATTGGGCGTCCGTAATTACGCCGTTTCTGCCGGCGACACGTTGGAAGATTCGTGGACCCTGAGCGATTTCGCCGCTGGCAAGTACCATTTGCAAGTGTATGGCCCCAACGGTTATTTCCGCGAATTCACGGGCGGGGCCGATGAACCGTCGCTGGAAATCAGCGCCACTTACCAACCAGTGAGCGCGACCAACACCAAGCTCAATGGAAATTTAGAACTGCACATCACCAATCGAGACTCGCAGCGCAGCATCGATGTAGAGCTTACCGACCACTCATATCACGCTGAATGCCCCAAGCGTAAACTTCCGCCGGGTGGAGCGGTGTCATTAGCCATCGACACCTCGTGCAGCCACGGCTGGTACGACATCGGCCTGCGAATTCTACAATCCGAAAACTACTACCGCCGCTTTGCCGGCCGCGTGGAAACCGGCCAGTGGACTTTCAGCGATCCGGCCATGGGCCGAGTCGTGGGACAATCCACAGCGAGCTAG
- the truB gene encoding tRNA pseudouridine(55) synthase TruB, with the protein MSNVFGLLNIYKPAGQTSRWVVDRVQRLVKPAKAGHAGTLDPLATGVLIVCVGQATRLIDYVQQMPKRYRATFMLGRSSATEDVEGKIIALENPPIPSRLEVEAAAAKFIGQIEQRPPIFSALKVSGQRAYKLARKGRTVELQPRPVTIHWLQVAEYEYPQLTLELQCSGGTYVRSLGRDLAEALGTAAVMSKLKRTAIGKFRAEEAVDVTTLSRENLAQHLLPPQTAVGHLPVIWLSQPEIDAISRGLFIARPAALNEPPGAEYAAFDGCGNLAAILHRRGDGLLGPVRNFPPE; encoded by the coding sequence GTGTCAAACGTGTTCGGCCTGTTGAACATATACAAACCCGCGGGGCAGACTTCGCGCTGGGTCGTTGATCGGGTGCAGCGGCTAGTGAAACCGGCCAAAGCGGGGCACGCCGGCACGCTGGATCCGCTGGCCACGGGCGTGCTCATTGTTTGTGTTGGGCAAGCCACGCGGTTGATCGATTACGTCCAGCAAATGCCCAAGCGTTATCGGGCTACTTTCATGCTGGGCCGCAGCAGCGCGACAGAAGATGTCGAGGGCAAAATCATCGCATTGGAAAACCCACCCATTCCTTCGCGGCTGGAAGTGGAAGCCGCCGCCGCGAAATTCATCGGTCAAATCGAGCAGCGACCGCCGATATTTTCCGCCCTGAAAGTGAGTGGGCAGCGGGCCTATAAGCTGGCCCGTAAAGGCCGCACGGTGGAATTACAGCCCCGCCCTGTGACTATCCACTGGCTGCAAGTGGCCGAGTATGAATACCCGCAATTGACATTGGAGCTGCAATGCAGCGGCGGCACGTATGTGCGTTCGCTGGGGCGCGACTTGGCCGAAGCGCTGGGCACCGCCGCGGTGATGAGCAAGCTGAAACGCACGGCCATCGGCAAATTTCGCGCGGAAGAAGCCGTCGATGTGACGACGCTTAGCCGCGAAAATCTCGCACAGCATTTGCTTCCTCCGCAAACCGCCGTCGGTCATTTGCCCGTTATTTGGCTTTCTCAACCTGAAATCGACGCCATTTCTCGTGGATTGTTCATCGCCCGGCCTGCAGCGCTTAATGAACCGCCCGGCGCGGAGTATGCCGCGTTTGACGGCTGCGGAAACCTTGCGGCCATTCTCCACCGGCGCGGCGACGGGCTGCTGGGCCCGGTGCGGAATTTTCCACCCGAATAA
- a CDS encoding DNA translocase FtsK 4TM domain-containing protein, with the protein MPEQRSHKLDVLALALLALVLFLTVALVTYHPNDVSGALPGGQLINTVPGAHSASLVAKISNACGRSGAYVAEGLYRLLGWGAFFLVGSLVVVDLWLLTRRPLNDVPLRASGWLMTLVGVTTMLALVGPSISPGPVIGPGGYMGAAGRALLEINFAVTGAFILAISLLV; encoded by the coding sequence ATGCCCGAACAACGTAGTCATAAACTCGACGTGCTTGCGCTGGCGTTGTTGGCACTGGTGTTGTTTTTGACCGTGGCTCTGGTCACGTATCATCCGAACGATGTGTCTGGGGCGCTTCCGGGCGGGCAACTCATCAACACCGTGCCAGGGGCACATTCGGCTTCGCTGGTCGCCAAAATTAGCAATGCCTGCGGGCGCTCCGGGGCGTACGTGGCTGAAGGCTTGTATCGCCTGCTGGGTTGGGGCGCGTTTTTCCTGGTCGGTTCGCTGGTGGTCGTAGATTTATGGCTGTTAACCCGCCGGCCACTGAATGACGTGCCCCTGCGCGCCAGTGGTTGGCTGATGACGCTGGTCGGCGTGACCACCATGTTAGCCTTGGTTGGACCGTCCATTTCGCCAGGGCCTGTGATCGGGCCGGGCGGTTACATGGGAGCCGCGGGGCGGGCGTTATTGGAAATCAATTTCGCGGTGACCGGCGCATTCATTCTCGCCATCAGCTTGCTGGT
- the hemB gene encoding porphobilinogen synthase, giving the protein MAEQHSISGFPSTRLRRLRYHPLVRELVREARLQPGNFVLPLFVRAGQNIKQEIGSMPGHYQWSPDRLGEEVRAIADLGLGGILLFGIPAKKDATGSDSYNDAGIVQQAIRAVKKAAANLLVITDVCFCEYTDHGHCGVLNEKTGRLDVDNDATLELIAKQAVSHAQAGADMVAPSGMMDGMIGAIRRALDAANLLHVPIMSYAAKYASAFYGPFRDAAESTPQAGNRRGYQMDPAAAAGQALREVELDLAEGADIVMVKPALAYLDIIRDVRERFPGVPLAAYNVSGEFSMVKAAAINGWLDEQAVALEMLTAIRRAGASIIITYWAKEAANWLR; this is encoded by the coding sequence ATGGCCGAACAGCATTCCATATCCGGTTTTCCCAGCACGCGGTTGCGGCGGTTGCGCTACCATCCACTGGTGCGGGAGTTAGTGCGCGAAGCGCGTTTGCAGCCGGGCAACTTTGTGCTGCCGCTGTTTGTGCGGGCCGGGCAGAATATCAAGCAAGAAATCGGTTCAATGCCTGGGCATTATCAGTGGTCGCCTGATCGTTTGGGCGAGGAAGTCCGCGCCATTGCCGATTTGGGCCTGGGGGGCATTTTGCTGTTCGGCATTCCAGCCAAGAAAGATGCCACCGGCAGCGATTCGTACAACGACGCCGGAATTGTGCAGCAGGCCATTCGTGCGGTGAAAAAAGCCGCGGCGAATTTACTGGTCATTACCGACGTGTGTTTCTGCGAATATACCGACCACGGCCACTGCGGCGTGCTGAACGAAAAAACCGGCCGGCTAGATGTCGATAACGATGCCACGCTGGAACTCATTGCCAAGCAGGCGGTCAGCCACGCGCAGGCTGGCGCCGATATGGTGGCCCCTAGCGGCATGATGGACGGCATGATCGGCGCCATCCGCCGCGCTTTGGACGCCGCAAATCTATTGCACGTGCCGATCATGAGCTACGCCGCCAAATACGCCAGCGCGTTTTACGGCCCATTTCGCGATGCGGCGGAAAGTACGCCGCAAGCAGGCAATCGCCGCGGTTATCAAATGGACCCGGCCGCAGCCGCCGGCCAAGCGCTGCGCGAAGTGGAGCTCGATCTGGCCGAAGGGGCCGACATTGTCATGGTCAAGCCGGCGCTGGCGTATCTCGACATCATCCGCGACGTGCGGGAGCGCTTTCCGGGCGTCCCCCTGGCGGCTTACAATGTTTCTGGCGAGTTCAGCATGGTAAAAGCCGCCGCCATAAACGGCTGGCTTGACGAACAGGCCGTGGCGCTGGAAATGCTGACGGCCATCCGCCGCGCCGGCGCATCGATCATCATCACCTATTGGGCAAAAGAAGCGGCCAACTGGCTCAGGTGA
- a CDS encoding VOC family protein, which produces MPKITGVLETSLYVADVNQAARFYETVFGFQRMFADDRLCALAITGKQVLLLFKRGASVEPIPLAGGVLPPHDGHGQLHLAFACAREEFSQWEAHLALHEVPIESRIHWERGGYSIYFRDPDENLIELATPGVWPIY; this is translated from the coding sequence ATGCCCAAAATCACTGGTGTTTTAGAAACGTCGTTGTACGTTGCCGATGTCAATCAGGCGGCGCGGTTTTACGAAACCGTGTTCGGCTTTCAACGAATGTTCGCCGACGATCGGCTATGCGCCCTGGCGATAACAGGCAAGCAAGTGTTGCTTCTGTTCAAGCGCGGCGCTTCGGTCGAGCCGATTCCGCTGGCCGGCGGCGTGTTGCCCCCGCACGATGGTCACGGACAGTTGCATTTAGCGTTCGCCTGCGCCAGGGAAGAGTTTTCGCAATGGGAGGCGCATTTGGCACTGCACGAAGTGCCCATCGAAAGCCGCATTCATTGGGAGCGCGGCGGCTACAGCATTTACTTCCGCGATCCGGACGAAAACCTGATCGAACTGGCCACTCCCGGCGTCTGGCCCATTTATTAA
- a CDS encoding serine/threonine-protein kinase, whose translation MQFDRLGPYKIGRRLGRGGMGAVFEGLNVETTEPAAIKVLNPHLAEEEGFRERFELEINTLKKLKHPNIVRMLGFGEQEGHLYYAMELVRGHSVEEELQQGRRFTWREVVQYAVKLCKALRHAHDHGVIHRDIKPANLLLNEDDSDIKLTDFGIARLFGNNRLTMDGALVGTAEYMSPEQATGERVTPQSDLYSLGGVMFAMLAGRPPFRAASLAEMLHKQRFEPAPPLSRYAQGVPVELEDLINRLLSKEPAARAPNALVLGRQLSAMEHGLSMIRQRPEEDSAAPPDDGDSQPPVNKTVSNGSPPDEGRVDPRVATRPGTSIPTPPLPATPYDPNASTMIAPSASVAAVAGENMGMGTVSRAPTGPASGSSGAALQEQVAAAAQSEVRPQSELRPQATIVQNRFTTIEEDERQQEELQRATENNSSVIQIMLLLLSLAMIGGLVWYLSRPPSAEKLLSRINTAASESHGKALLGAEDDINSFLARFPDHERAADIKRYQEEINLQRQKKRLLTRAHDDDTLSPVERDYLEAINGVSIDRQRTIDKLQALVELYGSQTDLSESTAQCVEFAREDLKELRNLTAKSMPEDLAVIDANLQRAEQLRQTSPEQARNIWQSIITLYGDKPWAAESIAKAKAALEQAK comes from the coding sequence ATGCAATTCGATCGCTTGGGACCGTACAAAATTGGCCGGCGGCTGGGGCGCGGCGGCATGGGCGCCGTGTTCGAAGGGCTGAATGTCGAAACCACCGAGCCGGCCGCCATTAAAGTTCTTAATCCGCATCTGGCGGAAGAAGAGGGCTTTCGCGAACGATTCGAGCTAGAAATTAACACGCTGAAAAAACTCAAGCATCCTAACATTGTGCGGATGCTCGGCTTTGGTGAGCAAGAGGGGCATTTGTATTACGCCATGGAGTTGGTCCGCGGGCACAGCGTGGAGGAAGAGCTGCAACAAGGACGCCGCTTTACTTGGCGCGAAGTGGTCCAGTATGCGGTCAAACTGTGCAAGGCGCTGCGGCACGCACACGATCATGGCGTCATTCACCGCGACATCAAACCCGCGAATTTGTTGTTGAACGAAGACGATTCCGACATCAAGCTCACCGATTTCGGCATCGCGCGCTTGTTCGGCAACAACCGCTTGACGATGGACGGCGCGCTGGTGGGCACGGCCGAGTATATGTCGCCCGAGCAGGCCACCGGGGAGCGCGTGACCCCGCAAAGCGATTTGTACAGCCTGGGGGGCGTGATGTTCGCCATGCTCGCCGGCCGGCCGCCGTTTCGGGCCGCGTCGCTGGCCGAAATGTTGCACAAGCAGCGCTTCGAACCGGCCCCGCCTTTGTCACGCTACGCACAGGGCGTTCCGGTCGAGCTGGAAGATCTCATCAATCGCCTGCTGTCGAAAGAGCCGGCGGCCCGTGCTCCCAACGCATTGGTGTTGGGCCGGCAACTCTCGGCGATGGAACATGGCCTGTCGATGATCCGCCAGCGCCCGGAGGAAGATTCTGCTGCGCCCCCCGACGACGGCGATAGCCAGCCGCCGGTAAATAAAACTGTCAGCAACGGCAGCCCGCCGGATGAAGGGCGTGTCGATCCGCGTGTTGCGACACGGCCGGGAACGTCAATTCCGACTCCGCCTTTGCCGGCCACCCCGTACGATCCGAATGCTTCAACCATGATCGCTCCCAGCGCTTCGGTTGCGGCGGTGGCAGGCGAGAATATGGGTATGGGGACGGTGTCGCGCGCGCCGACAGGTCCGGCGTCGGGCTCTTCCGGCGCGGCGTTGCAAGAGCAAGTGGCAGCGGCTGCGCAGTCCGAAGTGCGCCCTCAATCCGAGCTGCGTCCGCAAGCAACGATTGTGCAAAACCGCTTCACCACCATTGAAGAAGACGAGCGCCAGCAAGAGGAACTGCAACGGGCCACCGAAAACAATTCGTCCGTCATTCAAATTATGTTGCTATTGTTAAGCCTGGCCATGATCGGCGGCCTAGTGTGGTATCTGTCCCGGCCCCCCTCGGCGGAAAAACTGCTGAGCCGGATCAACACTGCCGCCAGCGAGAGTCACGGCAAGGCGCTTTTGGGCGCGGAAGACGACATCAACAGTTTTCTAGCCCGATTTCCTGACCACGAGCGCGCCGCGGACATAAAGCGCTACCAAGAGGAAATCAATTTGCAGCGACAAAAGAAACGGCTCCTGACGCGGGCTCACGATGACGACACACTCAGTCCGGTGGAGCGCGATTATTTGGAAGCAATTAACGGCGTGTCCATCGACCGGCAGCGGACCATCGACAAATTGCAAGCCCTGGTCGAATTGTACGGATCGCAAACCGACCTGAGCGAAAGCACGGCCCAGTGCGTAGAATTCGCCCGAGAGGATTTGAAAGAGCTACGCAATCTGACGGCGAAATCTATGCCCGAAGATCTAGCCGTGATCGACGCCAATTTGCAACGGGCCGAGCAACTTCGACAAACTTCGCCGGAGCAAGCTCGAAACATTTGGCAAAGCATTATCACCTTGTACGGCGACAAACCGTGGGCCGCCGAATCGATAGCCAAAGCCAAAGCAGCGCTGGAACAGGCAAAATGA